Proteins encoded by one window of Lactobacillus paragasseri:
- the rplW gene encoding 50S ribosomal protein L23 produces the protein MDARDIILRPVVTEKSMNLMDDKKYTFDVLVSATKTQVRNAVEEIFDVKVKNVNIMNVRGKEKRVGRYTGKTARRRKAIVTLTEDSNDIKIFNDNKEN, from the coding sequence ATGGATGCACGTGATATCATCTTACGGCCTGTAGTTACCGAAAAATCCATGAATTTAATGGATGATAAGAAGTATACTTTTGATGTGCTTGTATCAGCTACCAAGACTCAAGTTCGTAATGCTGTTGAAGAAATTTTTGATGTAAAAGTTAAGAATGTTAACATTATGAACGTTCGCGGTAAAGAAAAGAGAGTTGGTCGTTACACTGGTAAGACTGCTCGTCGTAGAAAAGCAATCGTTACTTTAACTGAAGATTCTAATGATATTAAGATCTTCAATGATAATAAAGAAAATTAG
- the rplD gene encoding 50S ribosomal protein L4, giving the protein MANLEIIDQKGKSAGNVDLNEEIFGIEPNESVVFDAIIRQRAGKRQGTSAVKNRSAVRGGGKKPWRQKGTGRARQGSIRAPQWRGGGTVFGPTPRSYKMDMPRKARRLAMKSVLSQKVADKDLIILDQLTLEAPKTKELKAILDNANVSGKVLVVSDDKNVQLSGKNLPKVKVVPVNGLNVVDAVDYQKLVLTQDAIKRIEEVLA; this is encoded by the coding sequence ATGGCTAATTTAGAAATTATCGATCAAAAAGGTAAGTCTGCAGGTAATGTAGATTTAAATGAAGAAATCTTCGGTATTGAACCTAATGAAAGTGTTGTTTTCGATGCAATCATTAGACAAAGAGCTGGTAAGCGTCAAGGCACTTCTGCTGTAAAGAACAGATCAGCTGTTCGTGGCGGTGGTAAGAAACCTTGGAGACAAAAAGGTACTGGTCGTGCTCGTCAAGGTTCTATTAGAGCTCCACAATGGCGTGGTGGTGGTACTGTATTTGGTCCAACTCCTCGTTCATACAAGATGGACATGCCTCGTAAAGCACGTCGTTTAGCTATGAAGTCAGTTCTTTCCCAAAAAGTTGCTGACAAAGATTTAATCATTCTTGATCAATTAACTTTAGAAGCACCTAAGACTAAAGAATTAAAGGCTATCTTAGATAATGCTAATGTTTCTGGTAAGGTTTTAGTTGTGTCTGATGATAAGAATGTTCAATTATCAGGTAAAAACCTTCCAAAAGTGAAAGTTGTACCTGTTAATGGCTTAAATGTTGTTGATGCGGTTGACTACCAAAAACTTGTATTAACTCAAGACGCTATTAAGAGAATTGAGGAGGTTTTGGCATAA
- the rplC gene encoding 50S ribosomal protein L3 has translation MTKGILGRKVGMTQIFTKNGILVPVTVIEATPNVVLQVKTNESDGYEAVQVGYQDMREVLSNKPAKGHAAKAKTSPKRFIREIRDVELKDYEVGSEITVDSFSEGDVVDVTGTTRGHGTQGNIKRWGQSRGPETHGSRYHRIPGSMGSIINRVPKGKKLPGHMGGKKVTVQNLVIEKVVPEKNVLLIKGNVPGAKNSLIFVKSAAKAAK, from the coding sequence ATGACCAAAGGAATCTTAGGAAGAAAGGTCGGTATGACTCAAATCTTCACTAAAAACGGTATTTTGGTTCCTGTAACTGTTATTGAAGCAACCCCTAACGTTGTTTTACAAGTTAAAACTAACGAATCAGACGGTTACGAAGCAGTTCAAGTAGGTTACCAAGACATGCGTGAAGTATTGAGCAACAAACCTGCCAAAGGTCATGCTGCAAAAGCAAAGACTTCACCTAAGCGCTTCATTCGGGAAATCCGCGATGTCGAGCTTAAGGATTACGAAGTCGGCTCAGAAATCACGGTGGACTCATTTAGTGAAGGTGACGTAGTTGACGTTACTGGAACTACAAGAGGTCATGGTACTCAAGGTAACATCAAGCGTTGGGGCCAATCAAGAGGTCCAGAAACCCACGGTTCTAGATACCACAGAATCCCAGGTTCAATGGGTTCAATCATTAACCGTGTACCTAAGGGTAAGAAGTTACCTGGTCACATGGGTGGCAAGAAAGTTACCGTACAAAACTTAGTAATTGAAAAAGTTGTGCCTGAAAAGAACGTACTTTTAATCAAGGGTAATGTTCCAGGTGCAAAGAACTCATTAATTTTTGTAAAATCTGCTGCTAAAGCTGCTAAATAG
- the rpsJ gene encoding 30S ribosomal protein S10, which yields MASQQIRIRLKSYEHGILDESAAKIVATAERTGAQISGPVPLPTERTLFTVLRSPHKNKDSREQFEIRTHKRLIDILNPTPKTVDSLMKLDLPSGVDIEIKL from the coding sequence ATGGCAAGTCAACAAATTCGTATTAGATTAAAGTCATACGAACATGGTATTCTCGATGAATCAGCTGCTAAAATTGTAGCTACCGCTGAAAGAACTGGAGCACAAATTTCTGGTCCTGTTCCACTACCTACGGAAAGAACTTTATTCACTGTTTTACGTTCACCACACAAGAACAAAGATTCACGTGAACAATTTGAAATCCGTACACATAAGCGTTTAATTGATATTTTGAATCCAACACCTAAGACTGTTGATTCATTAATGAAGCTTGATTTACCAAGCGGCGTTGATATCGAGATTAAATTATAA